In the Nitratiruptor sp. YY09-18 genome, GCAGCGATATTTCTTGACCATAGAAACGGAGAGTATGTCATTGACAATAATCAAGTACAGATAAAACTCTACTATCCTAATTTCTTTGCTGGGAAAGATATCTTTATAGGTGCGTATGTGGGAGATGGGGTAAAAAGAGAAGGGAATTCTTTTAAAAGAACGTTGACAGGAACTGCTTTGGCTCAGCCAGAGTTAATGAAATGCAATACTTCTCCATGCTCACAAATCGTACAGTTAAATTTTAAGGATAGCAATCAACATTTAGAATTATCAAGATTTGGAGTCCGATGCAAAATGGATCAAGCTCGATATTATTATTTTACTCCTGTTTCTGTACCATGTGCATCAGATATTACTTTTGGACAAGTGCACACACAAAAAACAAATGGTAATGGTGATGTAAAATTATGTATTTATCCAGAGCCAGCATATAAAGAGGTACAAGAAGGAAATCAAACTTATCGTGTACAAGACGGTTTTGAAGAGGTTCAGCCAGAATGTACTTTCACCGTTTCTGAAGAGTTTCCTTACTAAAAAGAGCTAACGCTATAACCAAGTAGAAAAAATGCCCCGATGGAGAAAATCGGGGTAAAAATAAGCCACAAGTTTTTCGTCTTTCCAAAAAGATAGAGATAGAAACTTCCCCAAGCCACGAGTACTAATACTATATGGACTACAAAAAGGGGGAGATAGACGCGCATATACTTCGTAAATCCAGTAAAAACCAAAAGGATAAGTAAAAGAGATATATCTTTTACAAATTTTACTTTGTCCCCTTCGTAATCTCTATAGAGCTTATAAATTGTTAGTAAAAAGAGAAAAGCGAGAAGAAAGGCTAATTTACTCATTTACATACTCACTAAAGAGTTTTTTGAACTTTTCTACTTTTGGTGCAATAACTACTTGACAATATCCTTGGTTTGGATGTGTATCAAAGTAGTTTTGGTGATACTCTTCAGCTTTATAGAACTCTCCCCGCTCAATTGTAGTGACAATCTTATTATCAAAGAGTGTATTGAGCTCATCTATTACCTTTTTTGCTATCTCTTCTTGCTTTTCATTTTGAGGAAAGATGACGCTGCGATACTGGGTTCCAACATCAGCTCCTTGTCTATTGAGCTGTGTAGGGTCGTGTATAGCAAAGAAGATCTTGAGAAGCTCTTCATAGCTAATAATATCAGGATCATAAGTGATCTTTACAACTTCTGCGCACTGTGTTGTGCCAGTACAGACCTGCTCATAGGTAGGGTTTTTGCGTCTACAACCCGCATATCCGCTCTCTACCTTTACAACACCTTTTACTCGCTTAAAGACCGCTTCCAAACACCAAAAACATCCTCCACCT is a window encoding:
- the msrA gene encoding peptide-methionine (S)-S-oxide reductase MsrA, producing MHEVAILGGGCFWCLEAVFKRVKGVVKVESGYAGCRRKNPTYEQVCTGTTQCAEVVKITYDPDIISYEELLKIFFAIHDPTQLNRQGADVGTQYRSVIFPQNEKQEEIAKKVIDELNTLFDNKIVTTIERGEFYKAEEYHQNYFDTHPNQGYCQVVIAPKVEKFKKLFSEYVNE